DNA from Polaribacter sp. NJDZ03:
TTATGTAGACATCTAAACCTGTGCTTACTTTTATTCCAGTAAATTGATCTGCAATTTTTCTTGTTTTGGTAATTACATTTTTATTTCCATTAATTCTATTTATCATATCTACATTACAAGATGTAAAAAGAGTTGCTATAAATAGAATTGCAATAATTTTTGATACTGAATTTTTCATGAGTTTGGATTTAATTAGATTGTAAATTTCTTTTAATAGACGCTTAAAATCAATGATTGGTTACTCAATTGTTGTTTTTTTTGGTTGAATTGTATTAAATAACTTCTTCTGCATCTAAATCATCTACACAATCTGTACATTGTAAGGTTTCATCGGTCATTTTAAAATAATGATTCACCATATCTTTGTCGTAAATATCTGTTTGATTCTCTACGTCATTTAAAAAGTTTTTTACAGAATGATCAAAATAAACAGTGCTACCTTTAGGTATATAAACTGTTATATTAATTTCTTCATCTTTCCAAATATTTTTAAAGTCAGACAAATAATAAGCATCTAAAACAATAGTATTATTGATGATTTCAAATTTATATTCAATTTTTTCAGCATTTGCATTTGCACTATTTCTTGTTTTTCCAGAGGATTCTTTTTCAAGAATTATATATCCCTCATCTGTATTGCTTTTTTTAACATCAACGCTAACATTATTAGAGTATATTTTATTTGTTCCGTCTATTTCAACCTCTTGTATACGAGAACTTCTATTTAAATTATGTTTATAATAGATTTCATCATTATTGACCATTTTTAAAGAGACGGTATCATTTTCTACAATATTTAATGATGATTTTTTAACAAATTGGCCATCATTTACATGAGAGGTTCCGTATTCTATTCCTGTAAAAATCATGGTTAATAAAGCGATTACCCAAATACCTAAAAGGGTTAGTGATGTTGGCTTGCTTATTTGTTTTATACTACTAGATAATATGCGTAAACCCAGTACAAATAAGATTAAAAAAGGAATACCTATTAATAAAAAAGCAGCAAGTGTTAGTGCCCATTTTGGTAAAATAGCATCATAGAAAAATGGTGGATATTGTAAAAACTCGCCATTAACATTTAATACTTCTAAACTTCCTATTGAAAACCCACCAATAATTAGTGATAAAATAACCGCACCAGCAATAAATACCAGTAGAATTCCAATAAACTTACCAATCACTTTAAAGAATACCAGAATAATCTTGCCTATAGTGTTGATAAAATCTTGTAATCCGTTATTTTTTTTTGTCTTTCCCGAAAAAGTCTTATTCATTTTTTCTGAAAACTCATTGGCTCCGTCTTTAAATTTCTCTGATGCTTTGTTGGCAAAATCAGCTACATTTTCAGAAACATTTGTAAACTCTTCACGAATCTTTTTTTCGATATTATCGATGTTTACAGGTTCACCTTCCATCTGTAGTTTTTCTGCCGTAGTTTTAGCTTCTGGCAACAAAATCCAAAGGATAATGTATAAGATTACTCCAAAACCAGCTCCGAAGAAAAGGGCTAACAAACCAAGACGAACCCAGATGGTATCAATATCAAAATAATGAGCAATACCAGAGGCAACTCCACCTAAAAATTTATCCTCACCATCTCTAAATAATTTTTTTCCGGTAGTGTTATTTCTAGTGTAAGAATAATTAGCGTCACTATATTCTTCTTCGGCACCAGCATAATCTTCTGGTTGGCCCATAATTTTAATGATATCTTCTATATCACCTTCATTAATAACCTGTCTTGCGTCTGTTATTTTTTCTGATAACAATTCGCTAATACGTGCTTCTATATCTGCAATAATCTCATTTTTTCCTTGTGGATCATCGCTTAACGATCTAGAAATAGATTCTAGATATCGCTTTAATTTCTGATAGGCAACTTCATCTATGTGGAAGAAAAATCCGCCTAAATTTATGTTGATTGTCTTATTCATTTGTGGTTGGTTTTTTGCTGATTACTTGGTTAACTGCACTTACTAAATTGCTCCATGTTTTGTCTAATTCTTTTATAAATAGACCGCCGTTTTCTGTTAAAACATAATATTTTCTTGGTGGTCCAGAGGTCGATTCTTCCCATCTATAGGTTAATAAACCTGCGTTTTTTAAACGTGTTAATAAAGGATATATGGTACCTTCAACCACAATCATTTCTGCACCTTTTAGCGTTTTTAAAATTTCAGATGTATAAGCATCTCCATTTTTTAAGATGGATAAAATACAATACTCTAAAACACCTTTTCGCATTTGTGCTTTTGTGTTTTCTATCTTCATTTATTGTGATTTTAAATGATTATTTAATAAACTTTATTGTGAAAGGATATTTATAACTTTCTCCCTCTTTAGCTTTTAATGCTGCTATAATTATCAATGCAATTTTAATGATGCCTACAATTCCTGCTAGAGATGCAATACCCATAATTCCGAAGAAATTAAAAGTCTCAAAATTGATGTTAATATGATTAAAGTTGTCAAGATTATCGAAGTTTCTAAAAATTGAACCAATAAAAACAGGAATAAAAGATAATGTCAAAATAAAAATATAGAGAGAATAACTGATATTAAAGTTAATTGCTTCTTTGCCGTGTTTATCTAAAAAGCTACTTCTGTCTTTTAACGTTTGCCATGCAATTAATGGTGTAATTATATTACCAAAAGGAAAAATAAATCCTGCGAAAGCAGAAATATGTATTAAAAAGGCATTGGTGTTTTCGTTATTTTGTTTCATAATTTATAAACTATATAATACTTTCTTATGCAAATATATGTCTTTAAGAAGGTATTATGCAAAGCATAGTACTGTTTATTTTTTTATTTAACATTTTGTTAACATTTTTTATTGTGACATAAAATTGGTAAAAAAGGCTTGTAACTACTGTTTTTATTGAGTTTTTGTTTCGTTTATTTTAACTACCTTGTCAACTTTAATAGAAGTTTCTAAAATTAATTAAATATATAAAATGAAATTTACCCCAAGAAAAGTCAATCTTTTTAACCTTGTAAAATTGCCTTTAGCATATTTAGGAGGCGTAAGAGTGCGTACAATTACAGATACAGAAGTGGTAGTTTCTATAAAATATAGGTGGATGAATCAAAATCCGTTTAGAAGTATGTTTTGGGCAGCACAAGGTATGGCGGCAGAAATGCCAACAGGTGTCTTGGTAA
Protein-coding regions in this window:
- a CDS encoding PspC domain-containing protein, whose product is MNKTININLGGFFFHIDEVAYQKLKRYLESISRSLSDDPQGKNEIIADIEARISELLSEKITDARQVINEGDIEDIIKIMGQPEDYAGAEEEYSDANYSYTRNNTTGKKLFRDGEDKFLGGVASGIAHYFDIDTIWVRLGLLALFFGAGFGVILYIILWILLPEAKTTAEKLQMEGEPVNIDNIEKKIREEFTNVSENVADFANKASEKFKDGANEFSEKMNKTFSGKTKKNNGLQDFINTIGKIILVFFKVIGKFIGILLVFIAGAVILSLIIGGFSIGSLEVLNVNGEFLQYPPFFYDAILPKWALTLAAFLLIGIPFLILFVLGLRILSSSIKQISKPTSLTLLGIWVIALLTMIFTGIEYGTSHVNDGQFVKKSSLNIVENDTVSLKMVNNDEIYYKHNLNRSSRIQEVEIDGTNKIYSNNVSVDVKKSNTDEGYIILEKESSGKTRNSANANAEKIEYKFEIINNTIVLDAYYLSDFKNIWKDEEINITVYIPKGSTVYFDHSVKNFLNDVENQTDIYDKDMVNHYFKMTDETLQCTDCVDDLDAEEVI
- a CDS encoding PadR family transcriptional regulator encodes the protein MKIENTKAQMRKGVLEYCILSILKNGDAYTSEILKTLKGAEMIVVEGTIYPLLTRLKNAGLLTYRWEESTSGPPRKYYVLTENGGLFIKELDKTWSNLVSAVNQVISKKPTTNE
- a CDS encoding DUF4870 domain-containing protein, giving the protein MKQNNENTNAFLIHISAFAGFIFPFGNIITPLIAWQTLKDRSSFLDKHGKEAINFNISYSLYIFILTLSFIPVFIGSIFRNFDNLDNFNHININFETFNFFGIMGIASLAGIVGIIKIALIIIAALKAKEGESYKYPFTIKFIK